A single window of Thalassoroseus pseudoceratinae DNA harbors:
- a CDS encoding DUF5658 family protein, which produces MNYFSSLTIRVLMWASVIAIPCELLADKPPTAKLESSGVDDDDDAVEQERPRGPNSWSPTWRRGFRQNTQSGGWSPRQNVRYEQDVEADEWTTQEPIEGGWVFLNGKYLPPPYTIESSADSITINDHQLPTNVIESFSSRFAGYGRFGRGGRRTPSWQTRRGGAGSGLKLFLEVSEGVLLVSEGMPTIYLNEDKLGLELLSVLSGRDDAPTDPTAWVQEFSEELRPVVQELIENFEATDDFTARATATIEDKQLVEAKGRQQIAAVRRLESWNYPLSILAMVLCVGAFGHLIKSHPSLNPSLESSTAVRNQIYLSLGLAGLFSLHDLILTLLTIDAGAMRETNPIAAEFVHNPYLLVAFKVGLTLFGLGVMAVLWKRRIAQLASWWVCLVLTLLTARWLIVGALLA; this is translated from the coding sequence ATGAATTATTTCAGCAGTCTGACCATCCGTGTTCTGATGTGGGCTTCTGTGATAGCGATCCCTTGCGAACTCTTGGCCGATAAACCGCCGACGGCCAAGTTGGAATCTTCGGGCGTTGACGACGATGATGATGCCGTCGAGCAGGAGCGGCCACGCGGTCCCAATTCTTGGTCACCGACGTGGCGACGTGGGTTTCGTCAGAACACGCAATCCGGCGGTTGGTCGCCACGTCAAAACGTGCGGTACGAGCAAGACGTGGAAGCCGACGAATGGACGACCCAGGAGCCAATCGAAGGCGGCTGGGTTTTCTTGAACGGCAAGTACCTGCCACCTCCCTACACGATCGAAAGTTCGGCCGACAGCATCACAATCAACGATCATCAACTGCCCACGAATGTTATCGAAAGCTTTTCGAGTCGATTTGCAGGTTATGGGCGTTTTGGCCGTGGCGGACGACGAACGCCAAGTTGGCAGACTCGTCGAGGCGGCGCTGGTTCTGGATTGAAGTTGTTCCTCGAAGTCTCGGAAGGAGTCCTGCTGGTATCGGAGGGGATGCCGACAATTTATCTCAATGAAGATAAACTCGGATTGGAACTGTTGAGCGTTTTGAGCGGACGAGACGATGCCCCAACTGATCCAACTGCGTGGGTGCAAGAGTTTTCAGAGGAATTGCGTCCGGTCGTTCAGGAGTTGATCGAGAACTTCGAGGCAACCGACGATTTCACCGCCCGCGCAACGGCGACCATCGAAGACAAACAGTTGGTCGAAGCGAAAGGACGACAGCAGATTGCAGCTGTCCGCAGATTAGAAAGCTGGAACTATCCGTTAAGCATCTTGGCAATGGTTTTGTGTGTCGGTGCCTTTGGGCATCTGATCAAATCGCATCCGTCTCTGAATCCTTCGTTGGAATCGTCAACGGCAGTCCGAAACCAAATCTATTTGTCTCTTGGGTTAGCCGGACTGTTTTCACTTCACGATCTGATCCTGACATTGCTGACCATCGATGCTGGTGCGATGAGAGAGACCAACCCCATCGCCGCCGAGTTCGTTCACAACCCGTACTTGCTGGTCGCGTTCAAGGTTGGACTGACTCTGTTCGGACTCGGAGTGATGGCAGTCCTTTGGAAGCGTCGCATCGCTCAATTGGCTTCGTGGTGGGTTTGTCTGGTTCTCACGCTGCTCACAGCTCGCTGGCTGATCGTAGGAGCCCTCTTGGCGTAG